ccaAAACCTTTATTTTTATTGCTTGGGAACCtccactagcgtgtttagcatggaaaatattgataactgatggtcgtgaagtaaatgagaagggtgcatgtctcaaaatatcatttatttctgttttaaaaacttgagctctcgcacctctgcaaatcactgcttccctctgcgaagggactatctatttatttttatgttgtgtcatcaccttctaaaataagcgccagaacctgagagcacagctgtcatgacttatgcattgtgtgtagctaatgttgggtgcatcatgactggatcttttctaccatgaattacaatatttagtcgctgcttgaactttggaggtgctctgcatttatgttttgcggtctcagaaagggctagcgagataccactattgtcatattatatcatggttgttttgacaacgtgttgctgtttgagatatcttattattgctcgctagctgattatgtcattgatatgagttaatataatttttgagagtcattgtcggcatggttagttataatgttgactgaaaacctgggtgctgtttaagcttatttatgcaaacaagagcaaaagagttcgtaaaagtttttatttttcacttttagtttatcaactgaattgcttgaggacaagcaaagatttaagcttgggggagttgatacatctccaacgtatctacttttcctaacgcttttcctcttgttttggactctaatttgcatgatttgaatgaaactaaccctggactgacgctgttttcagcagaactaccatggtgttgtttttgtgcagaaataaagttctcggaatggaacgaaacttcacgaggaatttttatataataaataagaatttctggagccaagacctgccggagaggggcacctgcacaacccaccagggcgcgccccgtctcctggcgcgcccaggtgggttgtccccacctggtggccccgcagaccctgaaaccgacgctataaatcctatttttccagaaaaaagtcagggagaaagaattatcgcgatccacgagacggagccgccgtcacctcctgttcttcatcgggaggccagatctggagtctgtttagggctccggagagggggatcttcgttcttcgtcatcaccaacccttctccatcgcgaattccatgatgctccccaccgggagtgagtaattccttcgtaggctcgctggtcggtgaggagttggatgagattcatcatgtaatcgagttagttttgttagggcttgatccctagtatccactatgttcttagattgatgttgctatgactttgccatgcttaatgcttgtcactttgggcccgggtgccatgaactcagatctgaaccgtttatgttatcatcattatatccatgttttagatccgatcttgcaagttatattcacctactacgtgttatgatccggtacccccggagtgacagaaaccgggacttcttccagtgatgaccgtagtttgaggagttcatgtattcactatgtgttaatgctttgttctggttctctattaaaaggaggccttaatatcccttagttttcaatatggaccccgctgccacgggagggtaggacaaaagatgtcatgcaagttctttccataggcacgtatgactatttacggaatacatgcctacattatatcgatgaactggagccactagtacaaaacagggctttcatcacagggcagtattcacattagtcccggttcagtcacaaaccgggactaatgtgagcattggtcccggttcgtgcggctaaggcattagtcccggttcacctgggccctttagtcccggttggtgccacgaaccgggactaaagggtgcgatgcccattagtaccggttggtggcaccaaccgggactaaaggttggacctttagtcccggttagtgccaccaaccggtactaatgggctttgaggcattagtaccggttcatggcacgaaccggtactaaaggtcccattttcaaactctaccccccccccttggaccgccttttcagttttagaaaaaacaaaagaaaatgatggaaatgtcaaaaaaataaaataaaataagtttcccatgtgatatgtggtctagttgttgggaaaattaacaaatatgaatttcgactttatttgcaaaatctctctggaatttgtaaaatgggcataacttttgcatacgaactcggatgaaaaagttttttatatgaaaaatcatctactcggaaagttacatccgattttaaccgggggaaccctgttaaacattttcaaaatcctcaaaaacctaacagaaaaaaagttacggggcttttaagatctggagaggcaaaaaaatttaaaaaatttcaaactgtggtcaaactgtggtcaaacaatggtcaaactaattattctagaatactggtgttactaaataattatttcagttttttgaattttggtcaaatctggtcaaactgtggtcaaactaattattccagaaatattagtgttactaaataattattgttttttaaaacaatagtttcaaactcaaacagtgaaatgtgtcacttcatgctcaagctaaattcctgagggttaataggattgacatcttactattgtcaggaaaacaacaagtgcagacttggaaacgagggagaatagaacccggaagttaagcgtgctcaggctggagtagtgagaggatgggtgaccgttcgggaagttagatgatttggaatgatgaggggtggtgattagagattagaggttaaaataattcagaaatttaaaaatcaaaaaaaaaattcaaaaaaaaattcgcaaattttttttcaaaaaaaatcataaaatttcctaaaggtggagctccacgtggccgcggcctttagtcccggttcgtgtaagaaccaggactaaaggggagaggcattagtaacgaccctttagtcccggttcgaaaactgggactaaaggcccttaccaaccgggacaaaagcccccttttctactagtgagctaATGCTGTATcgtcctaggttataactgtctcatgatgaatatcatccaacaagtcaccgatccaatgcctacgaatttatcttatattgtttctgctaagttactactgctatcatcactgttacacttgctacaaaattactgttatcactgttaccgttactattgctgttgtcactattatcaaaactatcaaactactttgctactgatcacgttgctacggataattaatctccaggtgtggttgaattgacaactcagctgctaataccttcaaatattctttggctccccttgtgttgaatctataaatttgggttgaatactctaccctcgaaaactgttgcgatcccctatacttgtgggttatcaatgctggTTCTAGCTCTAGATTTGCCGGTGGCAGCAAAAATCAGATGTTGGTTCCAGCATCCCTGTGTCGTGGGTGTGCCTCACCGTCGCAGTTATACAGCTCGTCGGCCGGAGCTGGGAAAATTGctggagctagagatggtgcgctGGGAGAGTAGCCAAAGTTGCGTATAAGAGGTGGTCATGCGCGTGCGAAAATCGCCGGCCATGGGGTGGACGACGACCTCACCGGCGAGCTTGCTGCAGTGGGGGGACTCGGTGGCCTCGCCGGTGTGATGTGGTTTGCAGCGTTGGAAACGGGGGAGTTGCAGGCGGAGACGGCAGCCTCGCCGACGTGATGTGGGTTGCAACAGTGAAAACGGGGGAGATGCATCCGACGCTGGCGAAAAAATGAGTGGACAGGAAAAAGGATAAGACCGGGCTGGGCTCATCTCACGTAGGACCCACCAAGCAGGAGCGCGTGGGAGCGGGCGACCGGCCGAAGCGCACCATCTCCAAACGTTTGCCAAATAACAATAACAACCAGCAATCAAAGACTAGGATTCATTACAACTCTTACCTCTCTCTAGAGGTAAGAATGACTGGTAAACAATAGTTCTTTTTAGTAACTAAATTAGCAATTCTGTAATTAAATTGCCTTCCTGGGAAAAAGTACTCCCTCCTATAATGTAGTGAGGATTACTTGTCGTGGAAGCCGATCTTTACAAATGTTGACCAAGTTTATTGAGAAAGATATCATATCGACAATATCAAATAAGTATATGttatatgaaaatatattttatgatGAATTCAATGGTATAATTTTGTATTCTATATGTTGCTGATTTTTTCTATAACCTTGGTTTATGTTTACAAGGTGTCTTCTTTTACGGAAAGGCCAAATGCCATATATTAGATAAAACCAGCCCTATAAGAACTTCCTTAAAAAGAATAATAAATTATTAGCAAGTCCTTGGAGAAATGAACACTTCCTTTCTTCTGCATCTACCGCCGGCGCGTTGTGAGCAAAACTCGTTATTGCCTCTGGGCCGCTGTCTCAGCGGAGCAATCTTGTTGGAACCCAGTATAGTTTGAAAAGGCAATGTACTGTGTCGCAGCGAGCCGTGCAAaaacttcgcatttgtctcaacaAGAACCTGTTATCCAGCATATGTTAGCCGCCATCTTTGCATTTGAGAGGTAAAGATGGAGTTACCTAACAGGCATACACATCCAGCGTGAAGGAATTCTCATGCTAAAAATGATATCCAATGAGACCTGGTGCACACTTTGAACATTCAGAAGCAGCACACCACCATGCACCTGCCTTGTGTATCTCCACATGCTTTCTACATGGCAGCTTGCTTGCCCCATCAGTCACTAATTCCCCTGTCCCCTTTCGGTCATGTGTGTATGTCTGCATAATATGTGCCCAGTTTGTTACATGCAACCTCTGCGTTTTCCACAAGAAGAGAGCCTTGTGGCTCCAAATGGTAACAGCTGAGCCACTAATCTACACTTAAATAATTAGTTGGGATCGACTCAGATCACTGCCCTGTCATCTTTTCCATTTCCATGAGTGGATGCTCAGATCACCCCACACCAAGTGTCCTCCGCTCTGCTCTGCTCGCACGACTCATCCAGCATTTTCCATCCGCTTTCTTCTAGCCCCATTGCCGCATGCATCACTGATTAGGTGATGGTGCACTAGCTAGCTGCGTACCTGGGGTCGATTATCCGTGTCACTCCGGGGCGCACACAGACACAGGAGCAAGGGCATATGCTCTTACTAGGTTGTTGCGCTGGCGCCTTTGGCAATGTATATATAGGGCTGCACAGGTCTCTGCTGCTAATACCTTCACAGAGCTAGCCGCAGAAAAACACTTACAAAATCAGGATGGGTGGTGCCGGCGGCGCCAAGGCTTACGGCGCGGTGGTTCTCATCAGGGTCATGTACTCCGGCATGCACATCATGAGCAAGATTGCGCTGGATCAGGGCATGAACCCCTTCGTCTTCGTCTTCTACCGGCATACCACCGCCGCCCTGGTGCTCATCCCTATCGCTTTTGCTCTGGAGAGGTGAGATTCTTGTTTGACACCGCCTTGATCGATGTCTGTCTGCTTGTCCGGCTCGCTGTTTTATAACCTCTATATACTTAGTGTACCATGATTCTCTTGTTGGCGCAGGCAAAAGACTAAACCTGTGACGTTGAAGATTGCAGGGAAGATGTTCGTGCACGCCTTGTATGGGTATGTTAAGTTGTTCTAGCGTGAGTGGCACATAGTTCATGCAGGAGTTGTTGTTTTGTTTCAGAAAGAAAGCTAATGCATGCAGGCTCTGTGGCCTAGTTGCCCAATAGTCCTGTGTGGAGAATAATAATCAAGCTTTGTGTACCTTTCAATATAAATACGGGCACACACACTTCACAATCAAGTGTCCGATCGTGTGCTTTGAGATCTTCCAGTGTGCATGTATTGCACTGGATATCCAGAATTTGTGCATCTTGAAACTTACAACTTTCGGATTATAAATAACTTACTTATCTTATACCTGGTCTAATTCCTGACCCTTTTCTTGTTCCCAGGGTAACAGCATGTGGCGTCTTATTTAACCTTGGGCTCAACTATGCGTCCGCGACATCATCGTCGGCGTTGTACAATGTTCAACCCGTGGTTACCTTCATTCTGGCGGTCATAATTGGGTAATTCAAGTGTTATTTCTTTTCTGACCTCTTGCTCGATAGTTGTCCTGTAACTAAGCATTCCTGGTTTTCCATCTAAATCAACTAGTACATGCATTTTTTGTTGTCTTACCAAATCAAAAACTGAATGATTTACACGTAACATGCACTTAATCGGAAGTCTGCTGGACGGAAAAGCTACAATGTCGGTCGGTTCATTTCCCTCCCCTAAGAACAAATTCCATGTGATGTGACAGGATGGAGTCTATGAAGCTGAAGAAGCTCCATGGCAACCTAAAAGTGGCAGGCATTCTCTGCTGCGTCGCCGGCGTCACGGTGCTGGCCTTCTACGAGGGGCCAATGTTCAGATCTTTCAACCATCACCGGCTCTTCCAgcacggcagcagcagcagctcctccGGAGCAGGCACCTACTCCAAGAACCAGTGGGTATTTGGGATTTTCCTCATGACACTCTCCAACATTTTAGCAGGCTTGTGGACCGTGCTTCAGGTGAATATGCATACACTCAAAATTCAGGTTTCATTTTTCAGAGCTTCAGACCCTGACGTGTAGGGAATAACTGCAACTTGTTGACGGCTTTTGCGCAGGGGCCACTGATAGAGGACACTTCCAAGCTTATGAATACCACGCTACAGATCTCGTGCGCGTCGGTTCAGGCCTTCGTGGTGGCTGTCGCCGCAGAGAGGGATTTCTCCAAGTGGAAGATCGGCTGGAATATTAGCCTCGCCGCTATCATCTACAGCGTACGTAACTGAGCCTCAGAAACAATGGTCATTTGCATATTAGTTACTGAAAGTTGATTTGCTTCTCCATGGGATAAAAACATGCAGGGCGTGATCGTCACCGCGCTTTCGTACTACATGCAAATGTGGACGATCGCCAAGAGGGGGCCGGTGTTCCTCGCCATGTCCATGCCACTCACTCTGATCTTCACAATCATCATATCTTCGTTCGTTTTAGGAGAGGCAGTTAGCCTAGGAAGGTACGCGCGCCCAGAATTGCTCATGAAACTTCATAAATGTGCAACTAAACTCTACTCTATTACTATATGTAAGCTGAATTTTGTGTTATTATATTTCCTGAGCAGTATAATTGCTGGGATACTGCTGATTGGAGGCCTGTACAACGTCCTGTGGGGGAAAAGCATGGAGAGAAAAGACGACGACACGAACAAGATGGGTGGCGGTAAACCTGCCGTGGAGCTGCAAGACAAGGAGCAGGCCCGAGTGCCGGATGATGCGGCGGCAAAGGTCTGAGCCAAGCAACCAGTGATAGGCGATGGGACAGAAAAGATTGTGTCAGGGCATACTACTGGTTCCGGACTGTGTTGGAAAGCAATGCATGCACCGTGAACTGGCGGCAGGCAATGCAATCGACTCAGGACGATAAGATGGGCAGTGCGCCATTGCTGTACCCACTTTCTGCCTGATGGTTTCCTTTCAAGTAGCTAGTACCAGACGTCTCCCGTCGATGTTGTATATGTACCGAATCTTAATAAAAGAAGTTTCAGATGCTTTTAGTGAGCTCCTATGTCTATGTGGGTAGCTTCAGCACGCACTATTTTACGGGCATCAGATCAGGTGCCCTTGCTTTTGGGGTCACTGCTGTGTGTTCGCCACCATGTCCATGATGGCCAAAGTCCTGACGGCGAAATATATTACGTACGTAGTACAGTGGCCACTGATGACTGGTTAGGATTGACAATATCCTGCGTAAACAAACAAGTAGCAAGTCAGCTCCAGATCAGTGCAAGCAAGTGGAGCACATAGGATAGGAGTAGTAATATATTTGCAAAAGGAAAGAATTAAGAAGCTCTCCCATGCCAGTACGGATGTACGGCGACCACATTGTCGTGGTTTCACGAATCACGATGAGCCCTGCCGTGGAACAACTCGCCCACTGTTGATTGATTGATTAATCGGATCCTGAGTTGGAATTAGGAACTGCTGCATCTCAGTGGAATGTTTCCCATGTCGTGTAGAAACTGGACTCGTGCATGTCATGTCACTCGGTTACACGTCGGATCAAAAAGGCCAAGGGCGATCCAGAAGGTCGGCAGCGTTGCGTGAGCCGGCGGGGCGATGCACTCGCGCGGGGCACGCGAAACTGCCGCTCAAGATCGCGTGTGGCTTGCACTGTTGCAAGGTCGGGCAACGCCGATCGAGTGCCACTGTCTGTCTACCAGCAGCTACCCCGTGTGCGGGTGGCGTGCCCGCGACCGCGCGCGCACGTCCATGCCTGTTCCCTTGTCTAGGCCTTGTCCTCCCCTTGTCTTTCCCTAGCCCCACCATCTCCATGCCACTCTTTTCTCTCCCAAAACCGCCGCGCTCCCACCCCCGCCGACATGGCTGACGCACCCGCCGCTGTCCCGGCTGAAGCCGCACCCGTcttcatgtccatcatcatcttcatcaccatcccaTCTCCATTCCGTTTTAATACCGATCTCTAGTGGATCCCTAAGTATATTACTCTGATTTGTCGCCTATGTTTGTTACCACTATTCGTATGATGCTTGCTGTCCTCACGTGTGAATAATTCTCTAGTTATCAGAGATATGAATGAATCTTGGTATGTATAGGTGTTGAACGCTAATAATGATATGACATTCTTCGTTGACTGTTTAATTTAATAGCCTCTGTGAATTTCGTGAAGAGGGCTCACTTAGCGTTTCCGTCTTGTATGGCCATGGAGCATATTACTATTGTTATAAAGGTTAAGATGTTAAGGTAATTCAAGGTGACGGTAAAATCCTCTCTTCCTCGCCTTTGCAATTGGAGGAGAATAACAGAAGCCACGTCCACTGGAAACCTCTTAATTGTCGTAGTGAGAACCGAAGTGGGGAAACTACAATGATGGCATCTGTTATACAGAGTCTACTTAGAGTAGAATGTATACTATACCCGGATATGATCAATTACAAACATCAAGAATGACTCAATTATCCAATTTAAAACTATGCAATCACATATATTACATTAGTCACATGCCAATGGGAATTCCGGACTCTGGGAACACTTTAATCCTCTTGATGGTTTCATTGCTTATTTACCTCGCTTGCTCTTTTACTTACTTTAAGTTATTTACTTTTGTTCGCACTCTACTCAAAATTATTACAACCTTCCACCTTCACTTTGCTTTACGTCTACAACTAACTTGCAGGCACATTCCCATAAGTCTCTTTAAGGGACAAAATTCAATTCTTGCACTCCTTGTGGGATCGATACTTTTATATTTCGAAAAGGCTACAACTAaaccatgtgcacttgcaggccatcACCTACACACACAACAGAATAAGGTAAAAATAATAAAATCTAATGAAATAAAGGATTATGGAATGATCATATTAAAAGGTACCAAAACTAGTAGATATGCAAAATGGGTGACGTTGTCATAGCCCAGGGGTGCCTTAAGACCCGAGAAGTTGGTCCACAAGGCCGACCCAAGATACCTAGGCCGATATATGGTCTGAGCCATTAGCATGACTTGGGGACCTCGAGAAGAAATGAGCCGGCATCCTTGTAGTGCAAGACAAGGATGACAAACTGCCAGAAGATTCTTAGACTGCCTTTGAATCAACTAGGACTCTATAACCCTAGGGCCCTTCCTTTATAAGCCGGGGCTAGGCTAGTGGCACACTTTTAGTCATCATCCTTCAGTGCAACTACGATCCTTGAGATCTGTCATGTACTTTGTACAACCCATCACTAGTACAAcaagctcctaaacaaacggtttttaacccctttccgcgacggcatttggaaccgtcgccaagtgagtgtgggcgataggggggtccttcctacatgacccagaaactgtcggggatatgccctcctggtacacatgttcggcaaaatgaggtcgtgtgcgaccggcgagcgctcaaatacgtaaatacatacagtagagctaaaaaaatataattatacggcaaaattgtttccggtcgcaagtacatcccacacagtcagtccccgctaaacgcttccgttcgtatgtacatcccacacagtcgctccaaggaaaacgtttccgttcacag
This region of Triticum aestivum cultivar Chinese Spring chromosome 2D, IWGSC CS RefSeq v2.1, whole genome shotgun sequence genomic DNA includes:
- the LOC123052531 gene encoding WAT1-related protein At5g64700 codes for the protein MGGAGGAKAYGAVVLIRVMYSGMHIMSKIALDQGMNPFVFVFYRHTTAALVLIPIAFALERQKTKPVTLKIAGKMFVHALYGVTACGVLFNLGLNYASATSSSALYNVQPVVTFILAVIIGMESMKLKKLHGNLKVAGILCCVAGVTVLAFYEGPMFRSFNHHRLFQHGSSSSSSGAGTYSKNQWVFGIFLMTLSNILAGLWTVLQGPLIEDTSKLMNTTLQISCASVQAFVVAVAAERDFSKWKIGWNISLAAIIYSGVIVTALSYYMQMWTIAKRGPVFLAMSMPLTLIFTIIISSFVLGEAVSLGSIIAGILLIGGLYNVLWGKSMERKDDDTNKMGGGKPAVELQDKEQARVPDDAAAKV